The genomic DNA TTTGCCTCAGCAACAGGAACTCTTCGAAAGGTAGTTTGTCTTCCGAATGCGTTCGCTAATTGTGCTGATAAATCGAAACCCATTTCCTCCATGCCTTGAGGCGTGAACACTTGCATAAAAGGCGTATGGGCTTCTTCGACTTCGATTTCCACGAGTTCATCGTCCCGAGCGCCGGATTCGATTTGCTCACGAACTTTTCGCTTTTGCCTTTCGTATGCCGCATGAGTGCGTTCCTCGTAGTGCGGTTCTTCTTCTGCAGGAGGGGGGGGAGGCTGAGAAATAGTTGCACCTATCACGCGTTCGAACGCTTGGCGAAAACTATCTTCCGTACGAGTCGTCGTTTCGAATTCTCGAGGAGGTTTTACTAATAGGTCCACGATTCTGTCTATCGCGCGTTTTTCCGCAACTGGACGCACTTCCTCGATTTTTTCGTTTTCGACCAATCGCATCGAAACGTTCACCAAATCGCGAATGATGCTGTCCACATCTCTTCCGACATAGCCGACCTCTGTGAATTTCGTCGCTTCTACTTTGATGAAAGGCGCACGAGCGAGTTGCGCTAAGCGTCTTGCAATTTCTGTCTTCCCCACTCCCGTCGGTCCAATCATGAGAATATTTTTCGGAATGATGTCTTCACGCTGTTCTTTCGGAAGTTTTTGTCTGCGATAACGATTCCTTAATGCGATTGCGACTGCGCGTTTTGCTTCTTCCTGACCCACGATATAGTTGTTTAACTGTGCGACGATTTGTCGTGGAGTCAGATTTTCGATTGGTATTTCCATAACTTTTTTATTTTACCTTGCGTGTATAATAACTTCCGTTATGCCGGAAAAAAGACTTCTTTTAGAGCATTCTGGCGACCCTTCCTATCGAAGCATCGAAGGTTATATTGCGAAAGGTGGATATAGAGCCTTGAAAAA from Fimbriimonadales bacterium includes the following:
- the hslU gene encoding ATP-dependent protease ATPase subunit HslU, with the translated sequence MEIPIENLTPRQIVAQLNNYIVGQEEAKRAVAIALRNRYRRQKLPKEQREDIIPKNILMIGPTGVGKTEIARRLAQLARAPFIKVEATKFTEVGYVGRDVDSIIRDLVNVSMRLVENEKIEEVRPVAEKRAIDRIVDLLVKPPREFETTTRTEDSFRQAFERVIGATISQPPPPPAEEEPHYEERTHAAYERQKRKVREQIESGARDDELVEIEVEEAHTPFMQVFTPQGMEEMGFDLSAQLANAFGRQTTFRRVPVAEAKVILTEEEARKMIDRSALTRDAIQRAEQTGIVFLDEIDKIAGRESTVGPDVSREGVQRDLLPIIEGSTVVTKYGPVRTDHILFICAGAFNVSKPSDLIPELQGRLPIRVELTDLGEQDLRRILTEPKNALTKQYAQLLAADGVFIEFQEDAIDEIAHMAHEVNLRTENIGARRLHTVMEKLLEDILFEAPDTETKRIVIDAEWVHRKLSDLVKDTDLSKYIL